The Procambarus clarkii isolate CNS0578487 chromosome 18, FALCON_Pclarkii_2.0, whole genome shotgun sequence genome segment ATGGGTTTTGTAATGTAATCTGTAAGTTGATTGACTTGTATATTTTAAATTACAGACTTCACACGCATATTCCTTTATCTGTGGCTGCTGCTGTGCTTTGGAAGACAGATTTACTGGGTCATTATCTTGCATTATACATACAGTATTTGCACTCATATCTGGATTAATTCCATTGGACCCAAATGGATTATTATCTGTACTTAGAGTGCCATTCAACTTACTTACTAATAGAGACTGAAAGCTGTGAATGTATCGATTTACATCAGGACACTGACCAACTACTTTTCTCTCCTGATCATGATGAAACTTTTTATGAAAATAAGGCATTGCATCACCAGGGAGATGTGCAATGTTATCAATATCATGGTCATCTGGCAAATGGTTTACCTGGTTTATACAGTCTGTATACATGTTGCCAGAATCATCATAATTGGTAGGAACATCACAGGCTACAATTTCAGAAGTATCACCTTGAATATGTACATCACTGGCTACAATTTCAGAAGTATCACTTTGAATATGTACATCACTGGCTACAATTTCAGAAGTATCACTTTGAATATGTTTTCTATTGTCTGTTTTACAATTTTCTTCACATTGAACAATTTCTTTGTCAGAAATATGAGCTTCTTTTACATTATCACAAGACAGGATGTCGGTGCTATTATCTTGAATTTCGGTACTGCGCATTTGCTCACTATATGAATTATAATTAGTTAGATTTGTGCAATCTTCCAAATTACTTTCCACAGATTTTATATTACTTGATTTAACTTCATTGCAATTATTAGATTTTCCTAAAACTAAACTTTGGCTGGATGATCCTGAAGAATTGAGAAACTGCACATTTGAACATATATCATTATGTATCGACTCTTGTAATTCAGATTTTTGTCCCGAAGATTCTAATACATGAGCACAAGGGACTTTATCAAACAATGGGAGAGATGAAGCAGTTTTTGAGAAAGACTGAAGTTTAAGTTCTTGGGAAGTCTGCTGTGAACAATCCCATGACGACAATGTAAAAATTGGTGGGTCAATATTTTCAAGATGTGGACGACTCTCTATGTTAGTTATGTCAATTGAAGTTTCAAATGTGCAAGGATGACTAATAGCATTTTGTACATCTTCGTAAGCACAAGGCTTATCTATGCTTTGATACAGAGGCATCTCTGTCTCCACTCTCAGTGATAAGGCATGATCTGACTGAGAAATGctttctgtttgtactgaattcacCTGTGACACTGATGATGGAGTAGTCACAAGAAAATCTAATGAGCTGGTGTCAtcactggtgactgtgttgggCTCAACCTTCGAAAAATTTGAAGACAAGTCCTGCATGCTGTTATGGAGGAAGTCAATGCTTGATTGCACCAGTTGGAGGGAAGAGTCAGGTTGCTTCCTTGTAGTATTAGAATCTGGAGCAAGTGATTCTTCAGCTGAAGGAGTCACTGCATTTGAGGAATCAAATCTTTCTGCAGAACATGGATTAACGTTTAATGAGTCAGTATCTGTTAAAGGAGAAGCTACACAATAATCAGGTCTACCACCTGAATAGGGTTTTGTGTTAGGGGCTTCTCTGTCTACTGATGGAAGAGGATTATATAAATCAAGTTTCTCCACAGTACCTGGATCAGTACTTAGTGATGGAGCATTACAAGAACTATTCCTTCCACCAGAATATGTATACGAATTATCAGATAGTCTACTTGAACAAGGAGAAAGATTATTTTCATTAAGTGGTCTTCTTCCAATCGAACTAGGGGTCATTGGACTATTATCATATGTTATTTTCCCACTAATTGGGCTGAGTTCTGAAATCCCTGGAGACCTGACAAAAGAAATTTTATTCCTATTAAAGCCTTTCCCAAGTTTTTCCAACTGCCATTCACGTAGTTTCCGGAGCTGATTTGCTGTGTCCTTTTCTTCCATAATGTCAGACAGACATTCTGAGGGGTCGTCAGTATCATTGATCATGAGGTTTTCTGTCTCTGTTGTTATATTACCTGGAGTGGAAACAGCACTACCAAAGTTGCAGCTAATGGCTTCACTTTGGGAAGCTGGGGATGTAGATTCTGGACAAGATCCAACAATGGGAA includes the following:
- the LOC123754436 gene encoding uncharacterized protein isoform X1, which translates into the protein MGSLGCPLCCQQDFVSVVALHDHLLYYTYRPLQCAICSAHVGGIQELTHHLERHMGDGMPTLLQTHRIKPMIPVVDNSKLELLIQDQPVTKEKTSTRDVSGSNLCNLFSNDGQVDNLRTSLSEEPIELILRAYFCQTCGAKIVGKDAYFVHVKEHSVVPSINVSQTLLPIVGSCPESTSPASQSEAISCNFGSAVSTPGNITTETENLMINDTDDPSECLSDIMEEKDTANQLRKLREWQLEKLGKGFNRNKISFVRSPGISELSPISGKITYDNSPMTPSSIGRRPLNENNLSPCSSRLSDNSYTYSGGRNSSCNAPSLSTDPGTVEKLDLYNPLPSVDREAPNTKPYSGGRPDYCVASPLTDTDSLNVNPCSAERFDSSNAVTPSAEESLAPDSNTTRKQPDSSLQLVQSSIDFLHNSMQDLSSNFSKVEPNTVTSDDTSSLDFLVTTPSSVSQVNSVQTESISQSDHALSLRVETEMPLYQSIDKPCAYEDVQNAISHPCTFETSIDITNIESRPHLENIDPPIFTLSSWDCSQQTSQELKLQSFSKTASSLPLFDKVPCAHVLESSGQKSELQESIHNDICSNVQFLNSSGSSSQSLVLGKSNNCNEVKSSNIKSVESNLEDCTNLTNYNSYSEQMRSTEIQDNSTDILSCDNVKEAHISDKEIVQCEENCKTDNRKHIQSDTSEIVASDVHIQSDTSEIVASDVHIQGDTSEIVACDVPTNYDDSGNMYTDCINQVNHLPDDHDIDNIAHLPGDAMPYFHKKFHHDQERKVVGQCPDVNRYIHSFQSLLVSKLNGTLSTDNNPFGSNGINPDMSANTVCIMQDNDPVNLSSKAQQQPQIKEYACEVCNLKYTSQSTYRLHYKTHEVEGQKNFSCQFCGQRFFRKCSKDLHERKHTGRKVHRCGECLKVFAKLCSYLRHQREVHALSKTFICAECSKAFTTERRLKEHIGVHQREKAHKCIHCKHSCHTASGLRTHILELHSGTRKSSHSCEVCGAKFAKQYGLKRHKQRKHTKQQLACEICSKTFSCKEDLLQHTKYHTDLETLTCKECEKTFTTSWGLQRHSESHQETTYQFHCNKCSLNFTRKDSLVSHLKIHAQKRPFICHCGRRFLRKCQLKEHENKHSKIAKYSCDTCKHSFKFKVSLRNHSCKHKTPSESTAHEEQS
- the LOC123754436 gene encoding uncharacterized protein isoform X2, which translates into the protein MGSLGCPLCCQQDFVSVVALHDHLLYYTYRPLQCAICSAHVGGIQELTHHLERHMGDGMPTLLQTHRIKPMIPVVDNSKLELLIQDQPVTKEKTSTRDVSGSNLCNLFSNDGQVDNLRTSLSEEPIELILRAYFCQTCGAKIVGKDAYFVHVKEHSVVPSINVSQTLLPIVGSCPESTSPASQSEAISCNFGSAVSTPGNITTETENLMINDTDDPSECLSDIMEEKDTANQLRKLREWQLEKLGKGFNRNKISFVRSPGISELSPISGKITYDNSPMTPSSIGRRPLNENNLSPCSSRLSDNSYTYSGGRNSSCNAPSLSTDPGTVEKLDLYNPLPSVDREAPNTKPYSGGRPDYCVASPLTDTDSLNVNPCSAERFDSSNAVTPSAEESLAPDSNTTRKQPDSSLQLVQSSIDFLHNSMQDLSSNFSKVEPNTVTSDDTSSLDFLVTTPSSVSQVNSVQTESISQSDHALSLRVETEMPLYQSIDKPCAYEDVQNAISHPCTFETSIDITNIESRPHLENIDPPIFTLSSWDCSQQTSQELKLQSFSKTASSLPLFDKVPCAHVLESSGQKSELQESIHNDICSNVQFLNSSGSSSQSLVLGKSNNCNEVKSSNIKSVESNLEDCTNLTNYNSYSEQMRSTEIQDNSTDILSCDNVKEAHISDKEIVQCEENCKTDNRKHIQSDTSEIVASDVHIQSDTSEIVACDVPTNYDDSGNMYTDCINQVNHLPDDHDIDNIAHLPGDAMPYFHKKFHHDQERKVVGQCPDVNRYIHSFQSLLVSKLNGTLSTDNNPFGSNGINPDMSANTVCIMQDNDPVNLSSKAQQQPQIKEYACEVCNLKYTSQSTYRLHYKTHEVEGQKNFSCQFCGQRFFRKCSKDLHERKHTGRKVHRCGECLKVFAKLCSYLRHQREVHALSKTFICAECSKAFTTERRLKEHIGVHQREKAHKCIHCKHSCHTASGLRTHILELHSGTRKSSHSCEVCGAKFAKQYGLKRHKQRKHTKQQLACEICSKTFSCKEDLLQHTKYHTDLETLTCKECEKTFTTSWGLQRHSESHQETTYQFHCNKCSLNFTRKDSLVSHLKIHAQKRPFICHCGRRFLRKCQLKEHENKHSKIAKYSCDTCKHSFKFKVSLRNHSCKHKTPSESTAHEEQS